In Paenibacillus larvae subsp. larvae, the following proteins share a genomic window:
- a CDS encoding NupC/NupG family nucleoside CNT transporter, with the protein MNVLFAIAGLLLVFVLGYMVSYNRKGIRFKPIVLMLITQLILSFIMLNTEIGVVVIGFVSKLFSELMDFGIGGVEFVFGGLQNEGASTFFLNVLLPIIFISILIGILNFFKILPLIIKYVGLALSKLNGMGKLENYIAISSAFLGQSEVFLTAKKQLGLISKRRLYTLCTSAMSAVSIAIVGAYMTMLEPKYVVVAIILNIFSALIIANIVNPYELKDEDDLYLEEEDTHKMGFFQMISESIMDGFKVAIIVGAMLMGFIALMNMIDYIFNYTFGVSFQSILGYIFAPIAFVMGIPWSEAVQAGSIMATKLVTNEFVAMMSFQNVASGFSAKTMGMVSVFLVSFANFSSVGIITGSVKALNEKQGNHVANFGMKLLFGSTLASILSATIIGLFL; encoded by the coding sequence ATGAATGTACTATTTGCCATAGCCGGTTTACTTCTAGTGTTTGTACTGGGCTACATGGTAAGTTACAATCGCAAAGGCATCCGGTTTAAACCGATTGTGCTGATGCTTATTACACAGCTTATCCTTTCTTTCATCATGCTGAATACTGAAATTGGGGTTGTGGTTATAGGATTTGTCTCCAAATTGTTCAGCGAGCTGATGGATTTCGGTATTGGCGGGGTCGAATTTGTGTTCGGAGGGTTACAGAACGAAGGAGCCTCGACATTTTTCTTAAACGTACTGCTGCCGATTATCTTTATTTCCATCCTGATCGGTATTTTGAATTTCTTTAAAATACTGCCGCTGATCATCAAATATGTGGGTTTGGCACTCAGTAAACTGAATGGTATGGGGAAGTTGGAAAACTACATCGCCATCTCATCTGCCTTCCTGGGGCAATCCGAAGTATTTCTTACCGCTAAAAAACAACTCGGACTAATTTCCAAGCGCCGGTTGTATACGCTATGTACATCTGCTATGAGTGCTGTTTCCATCGCGATTGTCGGTGCATATATGACCATGCTGGAACCTAAATATGTAGTTGTGGCAATTATTCTGAACATTTTTTCAGCTCTCATAATAGCGAATATAGTCAATCCTTATGAATTAAAAGATGAAGATGACTTGTATCTGGAAGAAGAAGATACGCATAAAATGGGATTTTTCCAGATGATTTCAGAAAGTATTATGGATGGCTTCAAGGTAGCCATCATCGTTGGAGCCATGCTGATGGGTTTTATTGCACTCATGAATATGATCGATTATATATTCAACTATACATTTGGGGTTTCATTCCAATCTATTCTGGGATATATTTTTGCGCCAATTGCTTTCGTTATGGGAATTCCTTGGAGTGAAGCCGTACAAGCCGGAAGTATTATGGCAACCAAGCTGGTTACGAATGAATTTGTGGCGATGATGAGCTTCCAGAACGTTGCAAGCGGGTTTTCCGCCAAAACTATGGGAATGGTATCCGTATTCCTTGTAAGTTTTGCGAACTTTAGCTCTGTCGGTATTATTACAGGTTCGGTAAAAGCGCTGAATGAAAAACAGGGCAACCATGTGGCAAACTTTGGGATGAAGCTGCTTTTCGGCTCGACATTAGCCTCTATTCTTTCGGCCACCATCATTGGCTTGTTCCTTTAA
- a CDS encoding pyrimidine-nucleoside phosphorylase, whose amino-acid sequence MRMVDLIEKKRDGGELTKQEIDFIIEGYTKGEVPDYQMSSFLMAVFFRGMTPEETANMTMAMVESGDQIDLSAIEGIKVDKHSTGGVGDTTTIVLAPLVAAVGVPVAKLSGHGLGHTGGTVDKLESIPGFHAEINNEQFIKQVNEQKIAVTGPTGNLTPADKKIYGLRDVTGTVNSIPLIASSIMSKKIASGSDAIVLDVKVGSGAFMKDLNEARKLAKAMVQIGNSVGRNTMAVLSNMDEPLGFAIGNALEIKEAIDTLKGEGPEDLHELCLTLGSNMVYLAGHAKSVQEAREMLEEVIRNGKALEMFKTFVKAQSGDPSVIDDPFKLPTAKFTYEVEAKEDGTVSAIVADSIGTAAMILGAGRATKESSIDLSVGLVLRKKIGDTVKKGESLVTIHSNTEDVEEVKQRIYDSYTIVQGQVDRPTLIYDEIHE is encoded by the coding sequence ATGAGAATGGTAGACCTTATTGAAAAGAAACGTGACGGCGGGGAACTGACCAAGCAGGAGATTGATTTCATCATTGAGGGTTACACTAAAGGAGAAGTTCCCGATTATCAGATGTCTTCCTTCCTGATGGCTGTATTTTTCCGGGGAATGACTCCCGAAGAAACAGCGAACATGACAATGGCAATGGTGGAGTCAGGAGATCAAATTGATTTGTCTGCTATTGAAGGAATCAAGGTGGACAAACATAGTACAGGCGGTGTGGGAGATACCACTACCATCGTCTTAGCTCCCCTTGTAGCGGCAGTAGGAGTGCCTGTTGCGAAGTTGTCCGGCCACGGACTCGGGCATACGGGCGGTACCGTAGATAAGTTGGAATCCATTCCCGGATTCCATGCCGAGATTAATAATGAACAATTCATCAAACAGGTAAATGAACAAAAAATTGCCGTAACGGGCCCGACCGGAAACCTGACACCGGCTGACAAAAAGATTTATGGACTTCGTGATGTAACCGGAACGGTAAATTCGATTCCATTGATAGCAAGCTCTATCATGAGCAAAAAAATTGCATCCGGTTCGGACGCTATTGTTCTTGATGTAAAAGTGGGTTCCGGAGCTTTTATGAAGGACCTGAATGAAGCCAGAAAGCTAGCTAAGGCGATGGTTCAGATTGGAAACAGCGTAGGCCGTAATACAATGGCTGTGCTCTCTAATATGGATGAACCTTTAGGATTTGCCATAGGTAACGCATTGGAAATTAAAGAAGCGATTGATACTCTTAAGGGAGAGGGACCTGAAGACCTTCATGAACTGTGCCTGACTTTGGGCAGCAACATGGTTTATCTGGCGGGACATGCAAAGAGCGTTCAGGAAGCCCGTGAAATGCTGGAAGAAGTCATTCGTAACGGCAAAGCCCTGGAGATGTTCAAAACCTTCGTGAAAGCCCAAAGCGGTGACCCTTCGGTAATTGACGATCCGTTCAAGCTGCCGACAGCCAAATTCACATATGAAGTAGAAGCCAAAGAAGACGGAACAGTATCTGCCATTGTTGCGGATAGCATCGGAACGGCAGCTATGATTTTGGGTGCAGGACGTGCGACGAAAGAGTCTTCCATTGATCTTAGTGTGGGTCTTGTCCTCAGGAAAAAAATAGGAGATACTGTTAAAAAGGGAGAATCCCTTGTAACCATTCACAGCAACACGGAAGATGTGGAAGAGGTTAAACAACGTATTTATGATTCCTATACAATCGTTCAAGGACAAGTGGACCGTCCAACCTTGATTTACGACGAAATTCACGAATAA
- the deoC gene encoding deoxyribose-phosphate aldolase: MNKKQIARMIDHTLLKPEAQKAAVIKLAEEAKAYKFASVCVNPSMVKTAYGVLKDTPEVKVCTVIGFPLGAATPEVKAFETKNAIENGATEVDIVINIGALKDKDDELVERDIRAVVEAAKGNALTKVIIETCLLTDEEKIRACELSVKAGADFVKTSTGFSTGGATKEDIALMRKTVGPDIGVKASGGVRSSADAKAMIEAGATRIGASASIAIVNGEVSDSNY; the protein is encoded by the coding sequence ATGAATAAAAAGCAAATTGCCAGAATGATTGACCATACTTTGTTAAAACCCGAAGCCCAGAAGGCAGCTGTTATCAAGCTGGCCGAGGAGGCAAAAGCGTACAAATTCGCTTCGGTCTGTGTGAATCCTTCCATGGTAAAAACGGCTTATGGAGTACTAAAAGACACGCCGGAAGTGAAAGTGTGTACGGTTATCGGCTTCCCTCTCGGAGCCGCCACCCCTGAGGTAAAGGCATTTGAAACGAAAAATGCCATCGAGAACGGTGCAACCGAAGTTGATATAGTGATCAATATTGGTGCTTTGAAAGATAAAGACGATGAGCTTGTGGAGCGCGATATTCGTGCAGTAGTGGAAGCAGCCAAGGGCAATGCGTTAACTAAGGTGATCATTGAAACCTGCCTGCTTACGGATGAAGAAAAAATCCGTGCCTGTGAGCTTTCCGTGAAGGCTGGAGCCGATTTTGTGAAGACTTCAACCGGTTTCTCTACGGGCGGAGCTACCAAAGAAGATATTGCATTGATGCGCAAAACAGTTGGACCTGACATAGGTGTCAAGGCTTCAGGTGGTGTCCGCAGTTCGGCTGATGCCAAAGCAATGATCGAAGCAGGGGCAACCCGTATTGGTGCCAGTGCCAGTATTGCTATTGTTAATGGAGAAGTATCAGACTCGAATTATTGA
- the glnA gene encoding type I glutamate--ammonia ligase — MSTGKILDLIKEKKVEWVDFRFVDLAGRAHHITTPAQEVDEACFENGVAFDGSSIVGFRGIEESDMVMMPDPDSFFLDPFTDHVTLNIMCDIYTPDGERYDRDPRGIAQKAEQYLQHAGVATTAYFAPQSEFFIFDEVRFETSENTSFYSVDSEEGHWNTGRREEGGNLGFKVAKKGGYVPVAPIDSQQDIRTEMCRLLIESGLRVERHHHEVATAGQGEINVRFDTLTKTADNLLKYKYIVHNTARQYGKVATFMPKPLFGDNGSGMHVHQSIFNGDEPLFYEKGGYANLSQVALYYIGGILHHAPALIALTNPSTNSYKRLVPGYEAPVNLVFSKGNCSAAVRVPVAAVTPKGCRVEFRTPDSTANPYLAFSAMLMAGLDGIKRKIDPTTIGCGPLDKNIYELSAAEKKEIRSVPGSLEEALLALESDYEFLLEGGVFTKNFIYNYISLKREEAKEVAIQIHPHEFSLYFGC, encoded by the coding sequence ATGAGTACAGGCAAAATTCTGGATCTGATTAAGGAAAAAAAGGTGGAATGGGTGGATTTTCGCTTTGTGGATTTGGCAGGCAGAGCCCATCACATCACTACCCCGGCCCAGGAGGTAGACGAGGCCTGTTTTGAAAACGGAGTAGCCTTTGACGGGTCCTCCATTGTGGGTTTTAGGGGGATTGAAGAATCGGATATGGTTATGATGCCGGATCCCGATTCCTTTTTCCTGGATCCTTTCACTGACCATGTTACATTAAATATCATGTGTGACATTTATACTCCGGATGGCGAACGATATGACCGGGACCCGCGAGGAATTGCCCAAAAAGCTGAGCAATATCTGCAGCACGCAGGCGTAGCAACCACAGCTTATTTTGCCCCACAATCTGAATTTTTTATCTTCGATGAAGTCAGGTTTGAAACTAGCGAGAATACTTCCTTTTACAGTGTCGATTCAGAGGAGGGCCACTGGAATACCGGACGCAGGGAAGAAGGAGGAAATCTGGGATTTAAAGTTGCCAAAAAAGGCGGCTATGTCCCGGTTGCTCCGATTGACTCCCAGCAAGACATTCGTACTGAGATGTGCCGTTTGTTGATCGAATCCGGCCTGCGCGTGGAACGCCATCATCATGAAGTCGCTACGGCAGGGCAAGGTGAGATTAATGTCCGTTTTGATACGTTAACAAAAACGGCAGATAATCTGTTGAAATATAAATACATCGTACACAACACTGCGAGACAGTATGGGAAAGTGGCTACCTTCATGCCGAAACCTTTGTTTGGTGATAATGGCAGCGGTATGCATGTACATCAGAGTATTTTCAATGGAGATGAGCCTTTATTCTATGAAAAGGGCGGTTATGCAAATCTGAGCCAGGTGGCTTTATACTACATCGGAGGTATTCTCCATCACGCTCCTGCGCTTATTGCTTTGACGAACCCGAGTACGAACTCATATAAACGCCTGGTGCCTGGATATGAAGCGCCGGTCAATCTGGTTTTCTCCAAAGGAAACTGTTCGGCAGCGGTCCGGGTTCCCGTAGCCGCCGTTACTCCAAAAGGATGCCGTGTTGAATTCCGCACACCGGATTCCACAGCTAATCCCTATCTGGCTTTCTCCGCCATGCTGATGGCCGGCCTTGACGGTATAAAACGGAAAATCGATCCTACCACAATTGGGTGCGGACCATTGGACAAAAACATTTATGAGCTTTCAGCAGCAGAGAAGAAGGAAATCCGCAGTGTACCCGGTTCGCTTGAAGAAGCTTTGCTGGCACTGGAATCTGATTATGAATTCCTGCTGGAAGGCGGGGTATTTACCAAAAATTTTATTTACAACTACATTTCATTAAAACGCGAAGAAGCTAAAGAGGTGGCGATCCAGATTCATCCTCATGAATTCTCCCTTTATTTTGGCTGCTGA
- the thpR gene encoding RNA 2',3'-cyclic phosphodiesterase: protein MNRTANWYTSGIPKWTHPADYHLTLKFLGTVDADTAGRMAPVLAEIARRTPPFELELSRLGILGAPGSPRVLWAGVRGGTGRLEQLQAEIENAVEAFGFLPEARPYRPHLTVARRYQGKSAFRAEALELDLPRDAVRPWIVKEIILYYPRLGESPMYRAMERYELGGGQG, encoded by the coding sequence ATGAATAGAACGGCAAATTGGTATACTAGTGGTATTCCCAAGTGGACCCATCCTGCCGATTATCACCTGACGCTTAAGTTTCTGGGTACTGTGGACGCGGATACGGCGGGTCGCATGGCTCCCGTACTGGCGGAGATAGCCCGCCGTACCCCTCCCTTCGAGCTGGAGCTTTCCCGGCTCGGCATTTTGGGTGCACCCGGCTCTCCCCGGGTGCTGTGGGCCGGCGTGCGCGGGGGCACGGGCCGGCTGGAGCAGCTTCAGGCGGAGATAGAGAACGCCGTAGAGGCGTTCGGCTTTCTGCCTGAAGCCCGGCCTTACCGGCCCCACCTCACGGTGGCCCGCCGGTATCAAGGCAAGTCCGCTTTCCGGGCGGAAGCCCTGGAATTGGACTTGCCGCGGGACGCCGTCCGGCCGTGGATAGTAAAGGAAATAATCCTTTACTATCCACGGCTGGGCGAATCCCCGATGTACCGGGCAATGGAACGGTACGAGCTTGGCGGCGGGCAGGGGTAA